The following proteins are encoded in a genomic region of Dioscorea cayenensis subsp. rotundata cultivar TDr96_F1 chromosome 8, TDr96_F1_v2_PseudoChromosome.rev07_lg8_w22 25.fasta, whole genome shotgun sequence:
- the LOC120266954 gene encoding uncharacterized protein LOC120266954 isoform X2, with protein MVLEGNLVYAGIELEIKPKNLILKGKSSKRNMNNQGLLRRMVQMEGEVEKEYWDLHQGNQERFRGNKGNRGRGRGNKGGRPFDGKRNRHTDSPASRPRLGCS; from the exons ATGGTTTTAGAGGGCAACCTAGTTTATGCTGGAATAGAGCTAGAGATAAAACCCAA GAATTTGATACTGAAAGGGAAAAGCAGCAAGAGGAATATGAACAATCAAGGTCTCTTAAGAAGGATGGTTCAGATGGAAG GTGAGGTTGAAAAGGAATACTGGGACTTGCACCAAGGAAATCAGGAAAGGTTTAGAGGAAACAAAGGCAACAGGGGAAG AGGTAGAGGCAATAAGGGAGGTCGACCATTCGATGGCAAGCGCAATAGGCATACGGACTCACCTGCTTCAAGGCCAA
- the LOC120266954 gene encoding uncharacterized protein LOC120266954 isoform X1 encodes MLFQNGLKRCIKGSNSLMHIQQRNLILKGKSSKRNMNNQGLLRRMVQMEGEVEKEYWDLHQGNQERFRGNKGNRGRGRGNKGGRPFDGKRNRHTDSPASRPRLGCS; translated from the exons ATGCTATTTCAAAACGGCTTGAAGAGGTGTATAAAAGGCTCGAATTCATTGATGCATATTCAGCAGAG GAATTTGATACTGAAAGGGAAAAGCAGCAAGAGGAATATGAACAATCAAGGTCTCTTAAGAAGGATGGTTCAGATGGAAG GTGAGGTTGAAAAGGAATACTGGGACTTGCACCAAGGAAATCAGGAAAGGTTTAGAGGAAACAAAGGCAACAGGGGAAG AGGTAGAGGCAATAAGGGAGGTCGACCATTCGATGGCAAGCGCAATAGGCATACGGACTCACCTGCTTCAAGGCCAA